CGCCGACGAGGCTGCCCGCCGACTCGAGAGGGTTGGCCCGAACCGTTTGCCCGAGAAGGCACCCGACCCGGCGTGGAAGCGCCTGCTGCGGCACTTCAACGACGTTCTTATCTACGTGCTGCTCGCGGCCGCCGTGCTGAAGGCGTTCCTGCTCGACTGGGTCGACGTGGGCGTCATCCTCGCGGTCGCCATCATCAACGCGCTGATCGGCTTCATTCAAGAGGGTCGCGCCCAGCGCGCCCTCGACGGCCTGCGCAGCATGCTGTCGGTGCGCGCTCAGGTGCGCCGCGACGGCGAGTGGGTCGGCACGAACGCCGAGAACCTCGTGCCCGGCGATGTGGTGCGTGTGAAGTCGGGTGACCGCATCCCGGCCGACATCCGCATCACTCACTCCACCGAGCTGCGCGTCGAAGAGGCGGGCCTGACGGGCGAGTCTGAGCCCGTCACGAAGAGCGCCGACCCGGTCGACAAGGCCTCGGGCATCGGTGACCGCACGTCGATCGGCCACTCCGGCAGCCTCGTCGTCAGCGGCCGCGGCACCGGTGTCGTCGTCGCGACCGGCGCCGAGACCGAGATCGGTCGCATCAACACGATGATCGAATCGGTCGAGCAACTGTCGACCCCGCTTGAGCGCAAGATTCACCGCTTCAGCGTTCTGCTGGCTCGCATCATCTTGACCGTTGCGGTGCTGCTGATCGTGTTCGGCTTTGCGGTGCACGACTACCCCGTGCCCCTGTTGCTGACCGTCGCGGTGACTTTCGCGGTCGCGGCGATCCCCGAGGGCCTGCCCGCCATCGTGACCATCACGCTCTCGTTAGGCGTGCAGGCGATGGCTCGCCGCAACGCGATCACCCGCCGGCTCGCGTCCGTCGAGACCCTCGGATCCGTCACCGTCATCTGCTCGGACAAGACGGGCACGCTCACAAAGAACGAGATGACCGTTGAGCGGGTCGTGACATCCGAGGCCACCTACGACGTTGACGGAACGGGATACGACCCGAGCGGAGGCATCCGCCGCGACGGCGCTGAGGTCGACGTCACCAGAGAGGATGCTCTGCGCCAGTTGATCACGGTCATGGCCGTTGCCAACGACTCGGGCCTCCGAGAGAAAGCTGGCGCGTGGTCGATCGTCGGCGAGCCGACCGAGGGCGCCCTCGTCACGCTCGCGCACAAGGCGCAGGCCGTTCCCGAGGGGTTCGAGCGCCTCGCGGCTGTTCCCTTTGAGTCAGAGCACAAGCTGATGGCGACCCTCGACCGCGGCCTCGACGGCGACGTCACGGTGCACGTGAAGGGGGCGCCCGATCGGGTGCTCGACCGCTGCGTCGCACAGCTCGGGGCGAACGGCGACACTGAGCCGCTCGACGTCGACTTCTGGCGCGAGCGCATCGCCGAGCTCAGCGCTGATGGCCTGCGGGTGCTGGCGGCGGCGCAGCGTGCCGCCGAACCCGACACGAGCGACCTCGCGCTCGCGCACCTCGACGACGACCTCGTCTTCGTTGGCGTCGTCGGTATCCTCGACCCGCCTCGCCCCGAGGCGATTGAGGCGATCGACGACGCGAAGCGAGCCGGAATACGCGTGAAGATGATCACGGGAGACCACGCCGGAACGGCGACGGCGATCGGCCGCCAGATGGGCATCATCGACCCCGACGACGACCACGCCGACGAGGCCATCACCGGTGCCGAACTCGACGCCGCCAGTGACGATGAGCTGCGCGACATCGTGCAGCGGTACGACACGTTCGCCCGGGTGAGCCCC
The sequence above is a segment of the Microcella alkaliphila genome. Coding sequences within it:
- a CDS encoding cation-translocating P-type ATPase; this encodes MSNASDTTLRAPAAVHAASVDETYAALTVTADGLSADEAARRLERVGPNRLPEKAPDPAWKRLLRHFNDVLIYVLLAAAVLKAFLLDWVDVGVILAVAIINALIGFIQEGRAQRALDGLRSMLSVRAQVRRDGEWVGTNAENLVPGDVVRVKSGDRIPADIRITHSTELRVEEAGLTGESEPVTKSADPVDKASGIGDRTSIGHSGSLVVSGRGTGVVVATGAETEIGRINTMIESVEQLSTPLERKIHRFSVLLARIILTVAVLLIVFGFAVHDYPVPLLLTVAVTFAVAAIPEGLPAIVTITLSLGVQAMARRNAITRRLASVETLGSVTVICSDKTGTLTKNEMTVERVVTSEATYDVDGTGYDPSGGIRRDGAEVDVTREDALRQLITVMAVANDSGLREKAGAWSIVGEPTEGALVTLAHKAQAVPEGFERLAAVPFESEHKLMATLDRGLDGDVTVHVKGAPDRVLDRCVAQLGANGDTEPLDVDFWRERIAELSADGLRVLAAAQRAAEPDTSDLALAHLDDDLVFVGVVGILDPPRPEAIEAIDDAKRAGIRVKMITGDHAGTATAIGRQMGIIDPDDDHADEAITGAELDAASDDELRDIVQRYDTFARVSPEHKLRIVEALQAHNEVVAMTGDGINDAPALRRADVGVAMGIKGTEATKEAAEIVLADDNFATITRAVEEGRRTFDNIVKSVVFLLPTNGAQSLVLLVAVLLGLSIPLAPVQILWVNLIAAVTLSLALAFEPAEADVMKRAPRIPDSPIVGAAHLIQIALASLLIGGGTLAMYYLARGQGVDDPQAQSLAVTTLAVAQIGYLLTCRNLRGATVSPAQWFSNPIVWLSIGGLLVLQALFVYAPFMNTLFGSAPLPASSWALAFAIAAAVYVAIEVTKAITRRLMPEAAPR